One window of the Brevundimonas goettingensis genome contains the following:
- the cydD gene encoding thiol reductant ABC exporter subunit CydD gives MTAAPLDAASPAPSPAQWLKAVGRPWRRLSLVAGLITVADVLPAIGFAVGLTLALTGLERSPGAAVPGLLLAVGSLILRGLIGQLSVVVGSRLGRAIKADVRGRLLADLFGRGRRSDDRMTALVEGVEALDGYFGRFVPLRLAAGLSPLLLIAAAAIASSVAAGVLIFTLIPFILGMALAGTAAASENRRQFQALERLSGLFLDRIRALPALLAFEAVDRSTIEIAAASDDLERRTARVMRIAFLSSGVLEFFSALSVALIAVYCGFNLLRLLPFPVPETLDLGRAFFVLALAPEVYAPLRRLAAAYHDRQAAEAAAPSLITPDAAQAAPLDIGHTAPAIRFIDVAIAWSDGPPVIDHFDLEIRPGQIVALTGASGAGKSSLLHLLLGLSPLTHGAVEVDGVDLTPGQDISGRIAWASQHPVVIPSTLGDNIALADRTACPGRLALAAKAAGLTPDLSRRIDERGGGLSGGERRRLGLARAFLKRAPILLLDEPTANLDPAAENEMLDAIRHIARGRTTLIATHSPAVAAMADRVVKL, from the coding sequence ATGACCGCCGCGCCGCTCGACGCCGCATCCCCTGCCCCGTCCCCGGCCCAATGGCTGAAGGCGGTCGGACGCCCGTGGCGGCGGCTGAGCCTAGTTGCGGGCCTGATCACTGTCGCCGACGTCCTGCCCGCCATCGGCTTCGCCGTCGGCCTGACACTGGCCCTGACCGGGCTGGAGCGGTCGCCGGGCGCAGCTGTCCCTGGCCTGCTGCTGGCGGTCGGCAGCCTGATCCTGCGCGGCCTGATCGGCCAGCTGAGCGTCGTCGTCGGGTCCCGTCTGGGCCGGGCGATCAAGGCGGATGTGCGTGGCCGGCTTCTGGCCGATCTGTTCGGGCGCGGCCGCCGATCCGACGACCGGATGACCGCCTTGGTCGAAGGGGTGGAAGCGCTGGACGGATACTTCGGTCGCTTTGTCCCCTTGCGCCTCGCCGCCGGCCTGTCCCCGCTTCTGCTGATCGCGGCGGCGGCCATCGCCAGCTCCGTCGCGGCGGGCGTCCTGATCTTCACTCTGATCCCCTTCATCCTAGGCATGGCCTTGGCCGGGACGGCGGCGGCGAGTGAGAACCGGCGTCAGTTCCAGGCGCTGGAGCGGCTGTCCGGCCTCTTTCTCGACCGCATCCGCGCCCTGCCCGCCCTGCTGGCTTTCGAAGCTGTCGACCGGAGCACGATCGAGATCGCCGCCGCCTCCGACGATCTGGAGCGCCGCACCGCCCGGGTCATGCGCATCGCCTTCCTGTCCTCGGGGGTGCTGGAATTCTTCTCGGCCCTGTCGGTGGCCCTGATCGCGGTCTACTGCGGCTTCAACCTGTTGCGCCTGCTGCCCTTCCCGGTTCCGGAAACGCTGGACCTGGGCCGCGCCTTCTTCGTCCTGGCCCTCGCGCCCGAAGTCTATGCGCCCCTGCGCCGACTGGCCGCCGCCTACCACGATCGTCAGGCCGCCGAAGCCGCGGCGCCCTCCCTGATCACGCCCGACGCCGCACAGGCCGCGCCGCTCGACATCGGCCACACCGCCCCCGCCATCCGGTTCATCGACGTCGCCATCGCGTGGAGCGACGGTCCTCCCGTGATCGACCACTTCGACCTCGAAATCCGCCCCGGCCAGATCGTCGCCCTGACCGGAGCCAGCGGCGCGGGCAAGTCCAGCCTGCTGCATCTGCTGCTCGGTCTCTCGCCCCTGACCCACGGCGCCGTCGAGGTCGACGGGGTCGACCTCACGCCCGGTCAGGACATCTCCGGTCGCATCGCCTGGGCCAGCCAACATCCGGTCGTCATCCCGAGCACGCTCGGAGACAACATCGCCCTCGCCGATCGCACCGCCTGCCCCGGCCGGCTGGCCCTGGCTGCCAAAGCCGCCGGTCTGACCCCGGATCTGTCTCGCCGCATCGACGAGCGCGGCGGCGGGCTGTCGGGCGGAGAGCGTCGTCGTCTCGGCCTCGCCCGCGCCTTCCTGAAGCGCGCGCCGATCCTGCTTCTGGACGAGCCGACCGCCAACCTCGATCCGGCGGCCGAGAACGAGATGCTGGATGCCATTCGCCATATCGCGCGCGGCCGCACCACCCTGATCGCCACCCATTCCCCTGCTGTCGCGGCCATGGCCGACCGCGTGGTGAAGCTGTGA
- a CDS encoding amino acid ABC transporter ATP-binding/permease protein: protein MKTSHRITALIATQTRAQRNRLRLAALGGAVVSAAAVCLLGLSGWFITGAAFAGLAGAAAAQGFNYMMPSAIIRLLAILRTGARYVERVSGHEAALKALARLRPQLFDIVASGPPAQALSLSSGDLSSRLVQDVDAIQTLFVRRSAPWSLGAGAVSAGLLATLASPIAGAVLLAVMALTCAGSLLIARRLAAPAGREIQIAVGAFKDRMAALEAAAPELRAYGLDGWAVCEVQDAAARHDRARMALTRAGGWIGVWQAVATALAVGLVIPATIGAPLPLTALAALVAVMGIDSAAGLASALQQNGAASEALTRLAAVLTEDSPHGAAPRDTSLALSVMRDDATPPARIGLFGPSGAGKTTLIERLTGLREIAPGEARVGGFDASEIAAPNRRALFSVAAQEVRLLDGTVRENLRLAGPADDAALWAALEDAGLAARIRSAPEGLSARIGPNGERLSGGERRRLGLARALLRDAPWLVLDEPTEGLDAVTEAFVVARLQRRLSRTGQGLLLISHREAPRALCETLIRLDRDGAPNALSTDAIAA, encoded by the coding sequence GTGAAAACCTCCCATCGCATCACGGCGTTGATCGCCACCCAGACCCGGGCTCAGCGCAACCGGCTACGGCTGGCGGCCCTCGGCGGGGCGGTGGTCAGCGCCGCCGCCGTCTGCCTTCTGGGCCTGTCGGGATGGTTCATCACCGGCGCCGCCTTCGCCGGTCTGGCGGGCGCCGCCGCAGCCCAGGGCTTCAACTATATGATGCCCAGCGCCATCATCCGCCTGCTGGCCATCCTGCGCACCGGCGCCCGATACGTCGAACGGGTCTCGGGGCATGAGGCGGCGCTCAAGGCACTGGCCCGGCTGCGGCCCCAGCTGTTCGACATCGTCGCCTCGGGTCCGCCCGCGCAGGCGCTGTCTCTGTCCTCCGGCGATCTGTCCAGCCGGCTGGTGCAGGACGTGGACGCGATCCAGACCCTGTTCGTGCGCCGCTCCGCCCCCTGGAGCCTCGGCGCGGGCGCCGTCTCCGCCGGACTGCTGGCGACACTGGCCTCACCGATCGCGGGCGCCGTCCTTCTGGCCGTCATGGCCCTGACCTGCGCGGGAAGCCTCCTCATTGCCCGCCGCCTCGCCGCCCCCGCGGGACGCGAGATCCAGATCGCTGTCGGCGCCTTCAAGGACCGGATGGCCGCGCTGGAGGCAGCCGCGCCCGAACTCAGGGCCTACGGCCTCGACGGTTGGGCCGTGTGCGAGGTTCAGGACGCCGCCGCCCGTCATGACCGCGCCCGCATGGCCCTCACCCGCGCCGGGGGCTGGATCGGCGTCTGGCAGGCCGTCGCCACGGCCCTCGCCGTCGGCCTCGTCATCCCGGCGACGATCGGCGCGCCCCTGCCCCTGACGGCGCTCGCCGCCCTCGTCGCGGTCATGGGCATCGACTCCGCCGCCGGCCTCGCCTCCGCCCTGCAACAGAACGGCGCGGCTTCGGAGGCCCTGACCCGACTGGCCGCCGTCCTGACCGAGGACTCCCCTCACGGGGCAGCACCACGCGACACAAGCCTCGCCCTGTCGGTCATGAGGGACGACGCCACGCCCCCGGCGCGTATCGGTCTTTTCGGTCCCTCGGGCGCCGGCAAAACCACTCTGATCGAGCGGCTGACCGGCCTGCGCGAGATCGCACCCGGCGAGGCCCGGGTGGGTGGTTTCGACGCCTCGGAGATCGCTGCGCCCAACCGCCGCGCCCTGTTCTCGGTCGCCGCCCAGGAGGTGCGTTTGCTGGACGGAACAGTGCGGGAAAATCTGCGGCTGGCCGGTCCCGCGGATGACGCCGCTCTCTGGGCCGCACTGGAGGACGCCGGTCTCGCCGCCCGCATTCGCTCCGCGCCCGAGGGCCTGTCAGCCCGCATCGGCCCAAACGGCGAGCGGCTGTCCGGCGGGGAACGGCGTCGGCTGGGTCTCGCCCGCGCCCTGCTGCGCGATGCGCCCTGGCTGGTGCTCGACGAGCCCACCGAAGGGCTGGATGCCGTGACCGAGGCGTTTGTCGTGGCGCGTTTGCAGCGGCGACTCTCGCGCACCGGTCAGGGTCTTCTCCTGATCAGCCACCGCGAAGCGCCGCGCGCTCTCTGCGAAACCCTGATCCGGCTGGACCGTGACGGCGCACCGAACGCTCTATCGACCGACGCGATTGCGGCCTGA